TTGTTGTGAACCTGTTCCAGGTAGTCGATACGCGACTTGACGGCAAGTTTTTCTAGCTGTTCCGCAGGGATTTTCTTGGACAACGTTAGGGCATGTTCAATCGCCGTCGTCACCTTCGGAGAAGCCGCCCCCGCAATATAATGCGAGAAGGCCCTTGATAGTTCCGTCACGGTTGCGCGATCCTGATCAGAATCAAACTCCTCCAGAGACCTTACTGCAGTCTGGCAAATCCTGTAGGCACGAGCACGTTCCTCGTTCCATTCAGAAACATACCCTGGCACAGGTGTTTTCACCATCGTTTCCAGTTGGCTCAGAAGTTTTCCATAGGCATCAATTGCCCCGGAAACCATGGGATTGTCGATTTTTCGCATATTTTCGAAGATTTTGCGATGAACTTCGACATACGACAGCAAATTATAGCTGCGGAAACCTTGACTTTGCTTGTAGTCCATATCCTAACTCCTTTTGAGGTTTCGCCTCAAATTCCAGTAATAAACTACAAATCAGTTGCACAAGAAACAAACTCTAGGGGCAAAAAAGGCATTTTCAGTCGTAGCACCACCATTTTTTGTTGTGTCTGATACACAATAATTTGTAGAAGGCCCAACACCCACGAGAGGAAACTGCATCATAATTTGCAGGAGCAACAAATCACACTAGTAGAAGTTACTTTATAATTTATAGAAGCAACAACTCACACTAGCACAAGTTACATCATAGTTTGCGGAAGACCAAACATCCGCTAGAAGAAACTGCATTATAATTTGCAGAAACAACAAATCACACCTGCTGAAGATACTTCATAATTTATGGAAGCTACAACATACACTAGCAGATGCTACTTCATAATTTGTGGAAGGGAAAGTTTTCAAAACACCACCAACAGGATTATCATCGTTTACGCGTACAAACAAAATTTTTCATAAAAAGCGGTTCCCATTTGGGCGTTTCCTGCGTGTTAATAGTAGGCTCAACTTTTAACATGGAGGAAAAATGAACAAAAGTACAACTAATAAACACACCAGGGAAATTCCGGCGGAGCTTATCGGGCAAGTTTACTTAGACCCGAAATACGATCCCGCTTTCAAGGAACTTTTTGACAGTGAAGATACCCTCAAGGACTTTCTTGATGCGGTTCTGAATTTAGAAGGCGATGATAAAATCAAGACAATCAATTTCTCCTTTGACAAGACAATAAACTTCCGCACGCCGCAAAGAAAGAAAGTCATTCTGGATATTTTCGCCACCACAGGTTCCGGGCGATTTCTTGACATTGAAATGCAGAAGGCGGAACACGACTACTTCATTGACCGAGCAATTCTCTACAAGGCCTTCCTGATAATCAAGGGCAAGCAGGAAATGGAACGATCGCCGGAATTCAAGAAACTTTCGAAAGTGGAGAGGGAAAGCCGTCGGTACGAGTTGCCTGAATCTATCGCCATTTGGTTGTGTGACTTCGACTTGCCCGGACACGAAACTTCGATCTCCGATGAATCAAAATCAAAGGAAGGCGCACCCTACATGGACGAGTGGCATCTCAGCAGTCGCAACAGCATCGAGTCCGGCCATCCCGTTTCCATCTTCCCGAAAAATAAGTATATTATCATCAGTCTGCCAAACTTCAAGAAATCCGCAAAGGATGTGCAAGGCGCCCTGGACGCATGGCTCTACCTGCTGAACCACGCCAGTGACGGCACAGAACTTCCCACTTTTGGAAACAGCGCCGTTGAAGACGCCCTGAAGCGCATCCGCGTAGAGAATGCAGACGAGGAACTCTTAACGGCTCAGGTAAAGGACATGGTTACGAAGGAAGAAAACGAAACCCGTTTGGCAAGCGCCCTACTCAAGGGCCGCGCTTTGGAAAAGAGAGATCTTGCCAAGGCCTTGCTTGCCGAAGGTGATTCTGTAGAAAAAGTTGCACGATGCACAGGTCTCACTCCTGAAGAAATCAAGGCTCTATAATCGAACATCCCTGTTCAAATTACAAAAGGTCGCACAAAATGTGCGGCCTATTCTTTTTCATGAACAATCGTCCTGTTCTCTATGCCTTACGCGAACAATTCGCGGATTTCCTGGTCTGTAGTGACCTTGAGGGCCTTTGCCTTCCATTCAGGGTTCAGCATTTTCTTAGCCATGTCCGCGATGACGGTGGTGTGGGCGGTAGCAGATTCTGCAGGAGAGAGCAGCACGCACATGAACTGAGCCTTTTCTCCCCCACGAATCTCGATTCCGGTAAAGCCTTCGGGGCAAACCACAAAGGCCATGAGGGGTTCAGCAAGGCCGGGCACCCGGGTATGGGGCAGGAGCAAGCCCTCGCCCATATAGATTCCCTGCTTTACACGTTCAGCCAGATTCTTCCACGTTGCCATGGCGTCAAACTGAAGAGGTCCATGCACCAACGCATCGTAAGCAAAACCAAGAGCACGACCAAAAGTATCACTTTGTGCGTAAAACTTCGTGTAAACTAAAGCCATCTAAATTACCCAAACCAAAAAGTCAAAAAAAAAATTACGAATTCGATCATCTCGTAATTCGTAATTCATAAATCTTAATTAAGCCAGAGCCTTGTCCATGAACTCGAAGACTTCGGGGCTTGTGGCCTTTGCGATCTTCTTGAATTCGCTAAACAGAACACGGAGCTGAGCCTTGCCCGGTT
This genomic stretch from Fibrobacter sp. harbors:
- a CDS encoding Rpn family recombination-promoting nuclease/putative transposase, with amino-acid sequence MNKSTTNKHTREIPAELIGQVYLDPKYDPAFKELFDSEDTLKDFLDAVLNLEGDDKIKTINFSFDKTINFRTPQRKKVILDIFATTGSGRFLDIEMQKAEHDYFIDRAILYKAFLIIKGKQEMERSPEFKKLSKVERESRRYELPESIAIWLCDFDLPGHETSISDESKSKEGAPYMDEWHLSSRNSIESGHPVSIFPKNKYIIISLPNFKKSAKDVQGALDAWLYLLNHASDGTELPTFGNSAVEDALKRIRVENADEELLTAQVKDMVTKEENETRLASALLKGRALEKRDLAKALLAEGDSVEKVARCTGLTPEEIKAL
- a CDS encoding PTS sugar transporter subunit IIA produces the protein MALVYTKFYAQSDTFGRALGFAYDALVHGPLQFDAMATWKNLAERVKQGIYMGEGLLLPHTRVPGLAEPLMAFVVCPEGFTGIEIRGGEKAQFMCVLLSPAESATAHTTVIADMAKKMLNPEWKAKALKVTTDQEIRELFA